tgtagtggcatcaagggtgttaatttccaggtcagtttacatgttgtgatgttagtgattttttcctagtacccagatattaagtgtattgtatttaatgcccacctgttatgtttttaaattatggtatatcagtgtagacagtgcaacagtaagccttctgtgttgtagtaactatttgtttcataatattatgctgttgtcccagaatggcacaatttttgggcaaccagtgtgaagtccagtggtacaaacattgtattatgaccaagttgtgatagcgtacttttgtttgactaatgtcctaatgttctggtttgactaatgtcctaatgttctggtttaacatgcttacccaacagttatgttattcattcacttaacctgggatataatttttgttcattttgattatccatgctattattgacacagcccggcatattgattttttgtacattctcttttaattcagtgcctgctagattgtgtcatcagatatcgaaacaagtgtttttggtgttgcgaccgatgttccaggtcagttgcatgagtgtttaatttaaggttaacttcagtgcctgcttattcttttacaggtctcagtatcgtcatgctgacatacaagaaatcatcactattgttggaactatttttagtcaagtcttgatgtgatgttaattaacgttgttacacattgttgtatgtttaccatatggcaagaaattatcatggccatcatgaaatttgaatattgtgtaagttgtgtggaccaaccccaactcatacatggtcactggtaaaccacgaaccacattcgagccacaacaccaccaaccacattcgagcaatccattacaaaattttgttgcaccatttgtgtgtgcataatacttaatgaaagccacaacacaagctacatggtacatactacatagaggtggtaacccctaaaggcttgttaccttttgtattcaccttaccggcctttgtggttaatctattaaaaattacatgtaaatagagaattgaagagtatgcttaaagcaccttcgctagtgattttgttcttcaaaccataagacaactggcgatttataaacgctcgcatggggtgtggtactaaatggaatttaaaagatttctgcttaaaacgccatccctagggaacttacggttcagcacgctgtcacaacttgtttatcaggcattagagtttgtgtccacgtcgtgtctttaaaagttattgtagggattagagattgattgaagaaaatacgcgtataggcaaaccaggattggataatgtcagtgctagatggactatacaaacacgactatgttgactggtataacgtgacagtagttgtaacataaggtagagaaataaagtgaaatacgcctattttttattttgcgatggttacttttttattttagcgaggtcgcaagaaaactataacgactcctaaagattttttatcacgtaacgcaatacaaatctattgagagatgttgcgtaatttaggactaatattgcgaaaccggccctacacgtaaataactcacagtagtggccgcgcgtcttttaattgggcgtgcgctttgtagtttcttggccgcgcgactcactaccgtaaGTTTTGATATACTTGGTTCACAATCTACCAATTATATATTGCAGAACATTTAATTACACACACTTTTAAAGCCACTGTCAGAGCATGTGAACATGTGGTAGAGTGTACAATTCAATGGAAGGTGCAGGTTTCAATTCTCCACTGAGTCAGACGACTTATATTTTTTAGACCTTTTAGGTACACCATTTTAGCAGCacttcgactgctctattaaagtaactgactgttctattagagtatatcaatctttagtTGAAAGTAGCCGACAGGCCATCCTTGACCGGTTCAGCAGGTAATCAAGTGGTCTTCAAGCTAAATGGTCAGTAACTGTTCAATGGCTGACAGTTATAATCTGCTCTGCTTCAGAACACGCATTAAGAAGATCTACATCAGATTCTGAACTTCATTATTACCCACACAAAGGCAATTAGCGACATGCTTCACACTAAATGATTTGTACATGCGTTTAGATGATTATCCACATCTTGTTGCATCCTTTCACCTCAAATTATTTCTGTCATCATGTTGATATGTTACGTTTGTGTAAAATAGATTGTCATATTGACAGGGTAAACTGCTAATAAAAATAACTTGAATATTGGTATGTGCATAAGATagccatcatagctcaaaccttttttgtggtttaaaagaaattagAGTAACAGCTAGAGAacaaccaaacaagtgtaaaatcactgggtcaagatactctaatagaacagtcactagagAAGAAAACTTGTGTTATTCAGGGCTCAAAACAAGATGAATCTGGGCTTCCATAAACCCATAAAGAAGAACAAAACACAAATCATTAAGGCCTTTTCACACTACAGTCGAATGTGCATCGAAGCTGGGTCAAACAATTTCACACCTGAGCCGGATTGACCGCAATGCGCATTCAATCCTGCTTCATATCAATCCACCTCGAGAGATGAATTGGCCGGCCCGCAGACTTGATGCACATTAGCTCCTTTAGCAAGGAGGTGCCATACAGTCTACAAATATCTTGTACAAAGCATGGCTATTGTGCCAAGACTAAAGCGACAGATACCTTGTGTTATACTCGGCTTGTGGAAGCAATATAGTGACCATGAGTGAGTGTCGAAGGAATAGCGTACCCTTATGAAATCATTGTTCCCGGTACAGGTTTCCTCCTAAGAATTAACCAGCTTCTTGGCACCTAATGTTTTGTAAGTGTACTAACAATATTCCTCTCTGCAAATACTTTTCTGACTCCAATGAAATACGAAGAAGGTAATACAATGACTGACGCCATTTAATTTTTCGTCACATAATCGGGTAATTAATCACATGTTATGAAAGCGAATTGAATTTAGTTGCTGCACACGTAGTGAGAAATGGATTGATATACATTCAATTCACTTTCAGTCTGACCACAGCTGGATCTGCATTCAATGCGCATTAAGTGTGAAAAGGCCTTTAGCCTTAGATATCTTGGGAAAATGGCTGAAGTGATTTCAATCAATTTTGGTGTGTGGCCAGGTATAGACAGCTTCCACTACAAAGATGGTGCAATTTGGAGTAGTAGCCATGGAGAGagctatgtttgcatgaaaactAATTGCACTTTCTTCCTATTAATATACAGCTtcctttcttggccacacaacacactgatATTAATTTTGTCTTTATTTCAACTTACACAATAATCAGCTTCATCAGTAACTACGAGTTCATCATTGTCTTCCTCAACAGGAATCAACACAAAACATTCTTGTTCAAGTGGTGATGACACAGTCTCACTTAAGAATGGTGTTCCAGCCTGTATAAACAATTAAAGGACAACAAAAACAGTAtttgtatggtttctttgtgctATTTTGAAAGTATGATAATTCTGAAAGCTATATTATTACAAAAGCAAAAGGTCTTTGCTGGGTAATGAAACATGAAAGAAAAATTAATTGCTGAAATCAAACAGCTTATAATTATTTCATATGGGATGAAACCATTTTCTGATACTATTTAAACAAAGGAAAATATATTTTGCTATACTGGTATATAATATGATATcccaactatatatatatatatacagtaggacctcgattatccgaacttcgattatccgaacagtagcagtgactgttctattagggtatttgtcaacaggtgtatgttctattagagtatttcaacagagctctgtatataaatgtatgggcttcagttatctgaacaaattcacttatctgaacacttttgtgattcagCTGACACAagggtgttcggataatggaggtcatACTGTACTATGACAATGGCATACTTTAACTAAAATAGGACATACAGTGTTGAATTTTAAAAGTACAAGAGCACCATACAATGTACAATAACTTGATGCatttgtaatagttataccacggctgcgagggattttgctgatatatacgtccaaagcctgagggccgcaggcccgggggctgtgggtgtatatgtcagcaaaatcccaagcagccgtggtataagtgatatatatcacttggggcgcactcacctaataggtgaaagaactaacgagaactcatcccatttgttttatacagtagcatctgaagatcgatcgtggttttaataacgtgggctaatagccatcaaaacattgtccatatgttaaaacgtcattaatacgttactatgcttcaacacgcaatgttagaaaacttgcgattgtgggatggaatttgtattgttatcatttttgtactaagttaagccaactaacttcgctattgggacagtaagtaagtaatcatattaagttaagtacttaggactgtaagttactaacctatttcaacgtagcagtagtagctttgctgttccgtggtctgttcaaaggctgatatgcggtgggtagaaatacgcatccacaatcgcccaaacaattattttgtgccttcattatcctttagtaacaactaactactctatcttagcagatgtactaagcttagcaacctctacaaaaatgagtcccactcaatataacgagtcaaagcacatcaattctttgaactggctgggtatcaaagtcattggcaaaccgctttcccatgatattgcccgggaaatATGCGAGCTAAACCgactttgaacgcccacgctaaagtggtatattgtCTGTTAATAACATTATGGCGTAGTTAGCAATGTCATCTAGCATGCAGTACAACCTAAAAATTACACTAAAGTTTAGGAAGATATTACAGTGCCAGTGTTGGCATGCACAATTAGAGTAAACATGGCATAGTAAATCCTGATAACAAACTTGCTATTACAACAAGACTAAAACTTACAGTACTGCTCACATGATCACCACTAAAATCTTCAGAATTGGATAGTACACAGAGATGAAAAATACAGTGATCGTCTTCAAAGACAAGGCGATCGTGAACAATAAGTTCAAGAGTACCATGATCAAGATTTACATCACTGGTAACAAGACAATTAGTGGGGAATTCATTATCAAAACTATCATGATCAAGACAATTATCATCTTCATCAAGATTATCATCATTATTGAGAAAATTGTCAAAattatttacatgaaaattACTTTTCatattgtcatcatcatcaaggCAATTCTCAATAGTAACAACACAGGAAAAGGTATGATCATTAGGACTAGTTAGTTTCAGCAATTGGGAGATTCCATTGTTGCCTCCAGATATAACTGATTCCTTACATGGTAATATAGTAGGACTCAAATGCTGTTTATCAATTCTAGTTTCACTTGGAACACAAATATCTTCACATTGATAATTATTTAGTTTTTCTGGTAGCATTGATGAATCCATACATTGTTTTTCAGCTGATGTAGGTCTACTTGGTGATAAGGTTGTACAGTTATTGTTGTCTGAATAAGACAACTTGTCAATTGTTTCTTCAATCACTTTAAAAGTATTAGGTGGGCTTGAACACTTAAGATTTTCATGTGTAAATATATTGTTGCCTGAAAAAGCATACAAACcaactgtatacatatacatatccACATGCATTATTGTACTACTAAGTCCTGACTATgtgatgaaattttaaaaattattggGTGAGCCCCAGTCAAATGTTATAACCAAATGTAATCCATTGGTATATGAAAAATGTGTGCAACCACTAAGTAAATTGATATTAGACCTGTGATGAAGCAGTGGTTCAAAATGATCAACATTTTGTGGCTGTTCATTAACTGACACCTGAAGTACTCTGACACCTTCTAAGTGCCAGATTACCCCCTGCTTAGCATAGGCCACTTCTCCTTTACACCTCTGGCCACATTGGAAcattagctactgtataaacttTTAACAAGTCTTCATCTCCATGTGCCACATGAAGTACGGAGTCTATTTGTCAACCTGCTTGTGTGACCTGCAGTGATTGTGTCACTGAAGCTGCTTCTCTAAAAAGCTGTTAAGTTTGCACAAAGTTTCTGGACTTAGCTTATAGTAGCTAGGTGATATCATGTAGCAGCTGGGGCCCATGCATACACCCCATTTTCAGACTAGGCTTTAATTTCCAAAAATGTAGGAATCATGTGAGGCACTGTGATGGAGAAAAAATGGTCTGTTATAATCTATAAGGACACGTTGAGTTGGATCCTTAagaacatttaataactcatggatgcaattacacacagtcttaaaatttggctcatttgtaacACTCCTAAAAATATTTGAAAACTTTTTCGTTCAAATGTCTAGTACAATATTTATGGTAAATCTAAACTTCATCATACATtgcctatgggaagccataaaagtacagtgTTTATTACGACCCTCTTCTGATTTTGTAATGGAGTCAAACcacatgtgtctgttgttgacacttttaccatcaccactaatcatctggtttgCTAAAATGTTAATTCTCTTTAGAATaaatccacttttcatttttaACTGTTATTCAGGATCCAGTTCAACTTGGAATGACTACAACAGAAATTACAACTAGCCTatatcaaacggtatggtagtaccgtttaagtagggaccaCCTCGAAAATTTCACGAGatgcccaaaattctgcctttaaaaaccatcctagagacattttacgcgacaaaaatcaccatactggaatagtactagttcatacaatacattaaatataaaaaacacttacaggttgccagatatagaatttttttaaatcacctaaactcaaattttagtctcgTTTCTTCCTCCCTATAATATTTGGAAATCACACCACTTATGACATCAGAACTCCAGAGTTTTTTGTGAATTCCACCCATTGTCACCTGTCGTTTGCTCAAAAAATTTTCAGATATAAAGCCATTCAAATGTGGAATTCTTTGCCATCTGAACTGATTAAGGAAATCGGCATATATAATGATTTCTACATCGGTGCTAGAACTTCATactacagtcgcaaggctagaggctaaatgaagcagcacatagccaccacaataacaaactcaccagtgggatgtgccttttggggttccgatgagcgtaggccctctgcgccttgtcttttcttttatcttcaatcaggctgtttgttttcttcatccaacgaattTTAGACGCCACAGAACTATTTCAGAGCTGCATTTCAGAAACGCTTCAGTCCCGGCGCTACTATAgaagagatatactagctacCGTTGATTTCAGTTCCATTTGAACACTTCCGTCCGCGTTACAAGTTTCGCGTTACATTTGAAGTGAAGCTTAAACCCTTCTCCAGCTTAGCTGTGATATTGTA
The nucleotide sequence above comes from Dysidea avara chromosome 3, odDysAvar1.4, whole genome shotgun sequence. Encoded proteins:
- the LOC136248875 gene encoding uncharacterized protein isoform X2, whose translation is MSLVLRPMFQVSVLSVMNFSYQLSLYTSDVNLQVNLLRCIRHSVDGFEQVSIVDCSGIKGVNFQCLLDCVIRYRNKCFWCCDRCSRSQYRHADIQEIITIVGTIFSQVLM